In Candidatus Contubernalis alkalaceticus, the genomic window TAATGGGAACATCAGCTTCTTTCCCCCAGCTGAACATATCCCGAGAAAACCCAGCTCCTGAGACGATAAAATCAATTTTTTCATGAATTGCCGCTCTTACTAGTTCGGCAAAATTACTGACGGCAAAAAGCACATTTACCCCCAGTATTCCTGATGTAAGACTCCTGGCTTTTTTTATTTCAACTGCTAATTCCCCAGGCTGCATGCCAGATCCAGCGATGGTACCAACACCCCCACAATTAGCCACAGCAGCAGCCAGTGGAGCCAGAGAAACCCTAACAGCCATGCCCCCTTGAAATATTGGCAGCTTAACAATTTTTTCACCTAGTCTCAAAGGCGCTAGTTTCAAAAGGCCTTCCCCCTCTATGTATAGTAATCTAGTATAAATATGAACTTATCTCATTTTATAGGATTTATGTTTTAATGTCTACCTTAAATAAACCACTTATTAGAAATGTTAGCAACTTTTAAGTAACCTTAGTATTTTTCCCCTAACAACCCTATTTTCCCTCTAATTCTTTAACTATTTTAAAAATTCTTTTCGCCACTTCCTCCGGACTTTTACCATCAGTCTCAATAGAATGGGAAACTTCATTATAAATTGATTGTCTTTCTGATAGAATCATTCGAATTTTATTTAATGGATCCTTACCCTCCAAAAGCGGTCTGCCTCCAGCCCCACCTACCCTCCGATAAATTTCTTCAGGGGAGGCAGAAAGACAGAATAAGAGCCCACCGTCCTTCAATAGTTTCCTGTTTTCCTGCTTTAACAAGGAACCTCCTCCGGTAGATATGACCTGTCCCTCTCTCTTTAGAACTCTTTTAATCGCCTGAGTCTCCAACTTACGAAAATAATCTTCCCCTTTTTCTTTAAAAATATTAGAAATACTTTTCATCTCCATCTCTTCTACCACTGCATCAATATCTATAAAGGGACATTTCAAATACTGAGACAGTTTAATTC contains:
- a CDS encoding shikimate kinase — its product is MRNIIISGFMGTGKTVTGIKLSQYLKCPFIDIDAVVEEMEMKSISNIFKEKGEDYFRKLETQAIKRVLKREGQVISTGGGSLLKQENRKLLKDGGLLFCLSASPEEIYRRVGGAGGRPLLEGKDPLNKIRMILSERQSIYNEVSHSIETDGKSPEEVAKRIFKIVKELEGK